In Anopheles ziemanni chromosome X, idAnoZiCoDA_A2_x.2, whole genome shotgun sequence, the genomic window TGGCCCGAACCATGCAGAGGCGCAGCTGTTAAAACAACAACCGTACCCTTTTGCAGAACGAACTGTACCGGCCATTTGGGTGCAACCGAGGGAGcgagggaaagggaagggtttttctttcctatgATGGAATGTGAAGGTTaaacaatgaaaacaataGAGAAAGGTTTGCCGTGGAGAGTTGCGAATGTGTAAGGTGCACGCAATATGTGGACggccgccaccaccatcgcTGTAGGCAAGGTGCAATTCACTTTTGTACGCAACTCCCGGAACACCCGGAACACGGTAGCCTCTAGCAGCGTGTACGATATTACGAAAGATCCCGCTAAGGGACGCTTCATTCCATGAATGCACGATTCATGAACTACTACTGCACACAGTCAGAGGCATCTACATTGATCCATCCATACCTGGAGATTCACGAATCTTTGGCGAATCATAAATCATGAATGTTTGGAGATTCGTCGGTATCTAGAGATTCTAATTTCTAAAGATTTCTGGATCGTCATCGAATGATTCTCAAGACTCAGCTCTAATGCTCGTAGCTCTCTCTGTAGACTGCTTCCTGAGTGTTGGTCCAGTCGAATACTAAGGTACTTCCATAACATCTCCTACCTAATGGTTAAGGCTCTAGCCTCTACTTCAAATACGTCCTGCAGTGTTTTGGAATAGGTTTTAATATTTCCACATTCAGCTATTCCGAATTTCTACCAAGACTACAGTTTTATGAATATCCTTAGTCGTAGTTCTTCTTGGAATGTGGATAAACATCTTGATTCTCGTTTATCGTTACCGGATTGCCGTGCCAAAGTTGTTCCAATATTTAACGTTTCGTTTCCCGATTCGTTTCAGATGGCACTGCCAACATCGCTTGATAAGGATGCGATCCGGGAGGCGTATGAGGACGTGCGCTCGAACCTGAACGACTACGAATGGGCCGTGTTCAAGTTCGACGGGCTAAAGATCGTCTGCTCGGCGAAGGGCCAAGGCTTCGAGGAGTTCTGCAGCGAGTTTCAGGATGACGAGCGCGCGTTCGGTTACATCCGGATGCAGATGGGTGACGAGATGTCGAAGCGCAGCAAGTTCCTGTTCCTCACCTGGATCGGCCCGGAGGTTGGCGTCATGCAG contains:
- the LOC131290890 gene encoding coactosin-like protein, with protein sequence MALPTSLDKDAIREAYEDVRSNLNDYEWAVFKFDGLKIVCSAKGQGFEEFCSEFQDDERAFGYIRMQMGDEMSKRSKFLFLTWIGPEVGVMQRAKMSTDKSIIKDVINNFAVELQVETSADLDLEMFKAHLNKAGGANYGTGVRDA